Proteins found in one Hypericibacter terrae genomic segment:
- a CDS encoding NAD(P)H-binding protein: MILVTGATGHVGRAVVSSLASLAHEVVAMVRDVRAASTRLPSAIALRVADYEDASALKRALAGIDDMVLISSDGDTSAVMRHHANAIEAATATNIRHITFTSIVDTDELSPFYFSPVYRDAERRLAVCGLPSTILRCGLYSDFILDHWLAPSQTSGELVLPTEQGRVAPISRDDVAAAVAAVAAKPDKSRSPYMITGHRALGFDEIAASYGETIARQIRYRPCSIDNYLTEASARLDDPWPHAFSTLCASIAEGRYSQVSNDFTAITGREPESFRDFLLRATLANPGD; encoded by the coding sequence ATGATCCTCGTCACAGGAGCCACCGGCCATGTGGGGCGCGCCGTCGTCTCCAGCCTGGCGTCACTCGCCCACGAGGTGGTCGCCATGGTCCGCGACGTCCGGGCCGCAAGCACGCGCCTGCCATCTGCAATCGCCCTGCGCGTTGCGGACTACGAGGATGCCTCCGCTCTGAAGAGGGCGCTCGCGGGCATCGACGATATGGTCCTCATCTCGAGCGATGGCGATACGAGCGCAGTCATGCGCCACCATGCCAATGCCATAGAGGCGGCTACGGCGACCAACATCCGGCATATTACCTTCACGAGCATCGTCGATACCGACGAGTTGTCGCCATTCTACTTCTCGCCCGTTTACCGAGACGCGGAGCGCCGGCTAGCGGTCTGCGGACTGCCTTCGACCATCCTCAGATGTGGCCTCTATTCCGACTTTATTCTCGACCATTGGCTTGCGCCGAGCCAGACGTCGGGAGAGCTGGTGCTGCCGACAGAGCAGGGTCGAGTTGCGCCGATCTCGCGTGACGACGTGGCGGCCGCCGTCGCAGCAGTCGCGGCCAAACCCGACAAATCTCGCAGCCCCTACATGATTACGGGACATCGAGCGTTGGGCTTTGACGAGATCGCCGCCTCTTATGGTGAAACGATCGCGAGGCAGATACGCTATCGCCCCTGTTCCATCGACAACTACCTGACGGAGGCGTCGGCGCGTCTCGACGATCCCTGGCCCCACGCTTTCTCCACCTTGTGCGCGTCGATCGCCGAAGGTCGCTACAGTCAGGTCTCCAATGACTTCACGGCCATTACGGGTCGAGAACCAGAGAGCTTTCGAGATTTCCTTCTTAGAGCAACGTTAGCGAATCCAGGAGATTGA
- a CDS encoding iron-containing alcohol dehydrogenase gives MTAFNFNTAPRIVFGDGAIARIGEIAAAQLGKRVLLVTDPGLIKVGLIDPALKSLEAAGVAVSVYSKVEADPPEAVIMTCVSAAQEFEADAVIGLGGGSSMDSAKLAALLAPGREKLADIYGIGNAKGPRLPLLLAPTTAGTGSEVTPISIVTTGASEKKGVVTPLILPDVALLDPELTLGLPPHVTAATGIDAMVHAIEAFASASPSNNPVSRALAREALRLMGAALERAVKNGKDRAARGDMLLGAMLAGQAFANSPVAAVHALAYPIGGHFHVPHGLSNALMLPHVLRFNAETASAAYAEIAPYAFPELAEVGTQGRASAFAEKLAGLSVRCGLEQRLRDVGIPKDAVPMLARDAMKQTRLLVNNPRAVTEADALAIYQQAW, from the coding sequence ATGACCGCATTCAATTTCAATACCGCGCCCCGGATCGTCTTCGGCGACGGCGCCATCGCCCGCATCGGCGAGATCGCGGCGGCCCAACTCGGCAAGCGCGTGCTGCTGGTCACCGATCCCGGTCTCATCAAGGTTGGATTGATCGACCCGGCCCTGAAATCGCTCGAGGCCGCGGGCGTCGCCGTGTCGGTCTATTCCAAGGTCGAGGCCGATCCGCCCGAGGCGGTGATCATGACCTGCGTTTCGGCGGCGCAGGAATTCGAGGCGGACGCGGTGATCGGCTTGGGCGGCGGCTCCTCCATGGACAGCGCCAAGCTCGCGGCCCTGCTGGCGCCGGGCCGGGAGAAGCTCGCCGACATCTATGGCATCGGCAATGCGAAGGGGCCGCGCCTGCCGCTGCTGCTGGCACCCACCACGGCCGGCACCGGCTCCGAGGTCACGCCGATCTCGATCGTCACCACCGGCGCCAGCGAGAAGAAGGGCGTGGTCACGCCCCTGATCCTTCCCGACGTGGCGCTGCTCGATCCGGAGCTGACGCTGGGCCTGCCGCCGCATGTGACCGCGGCGACCGGCATCGACGCGATGGTCCATGCGATCGAGGCCTTCGCCTCGGCCAGCCCCAGCAACAATCCGGTCTCGCGCGCCCTGGCGCGGGAAGCGCTGCGGCTGATGGGGGCGGCATTGGAGCGTGCGGTCAAGAATGGCAAGGATCGCGCCGCGCGCGGCGACATGCTGCTGGGCGCCATGCTGGCGGGCCAGGCCTTCGCCAATTCGCCGGTGGCGGCGGTCCATGCGCTGGCCTATCCGATCGGCGGCCATTTCCATGTGCCGCACGGGCTCTCCAACGCCCTGATGCTGCCCCATGTGCTGCGCTTCAACGCCGAGACGGCGAGTGCGGCCTATGCCGAGATCGCGCCCTATGCGTTCCCGGAGCTGGCGGAGGTCGGCACGCAAGGGCGGGCCTCGGCCTTCGCCGAGAAGCTCGCCGGGCTCTCGGTGCGCTGCGGGCTGGAGCAGCGCCTGCGCGATGTCGGCATCCCCAAGGACGCCGTCCCCATGCTGGCGCGGGACGCGATGAAGCAGACGCGCCTGCTGGTCAACAATCCGCGCGCCGTGACCGAAGCCGACGCGCTCGCCATCTATCAGCAGGCTTGGTGA
- a CDS encoding alpha/beta fold hydrolase, producing the protein MAKHSPVTGRYVTIEVDGLEYKVFYLHNGQGQPLVCQHTAGCHNHQWRGLLEDEEITKNYNVIAYDLARHGKSDPPLNSEWWKSEYKLTADHYVNFIVKFCDALELKNPIFMGSSFGGNVALQLALRRPDRFKAVIPVEAADYAPGFFLDWWRHPHANAAQVCASGVWDLMAPQSPEMDRWLTWHYYTQGSEAFKGDLYFYSVDHDLRKQLADIDGKRCPVVMMTGTYDYLTPPDATENTARQIKNGVYIEMTDIGHFPMSENYPLFRTYLKEALRIIRERTGD; encoded by the coding sequence ATGGCAAAACACTCGCCAGTCACCGGCCGCTACGTCACGATCGAAGTCGACGGCCTGGAATACAAGGTCTTCTATCTCCATAATGGCCAGGGCCAGCCGCTGGTCTGCCAGCACACCGCGGGCTGCCATAACCATCAGTGGCGCGGGCTGCTCGAGGACGAGGAGATCACCAAGAACTACAACGTGATCGCCTATGACCTCGCCCGCCACGGCAAGTCCGATCCCCCGCTCAACAGCGAGTGGTGGAAGTCGGAGTACAAGCTCACGGCCGACCATTATGTGAACTTCATCGTGAAGTTCTGCGACGCGCTCGAGCTCAAGAACCCGATCTTCATGGGCTCCTCCTTCGGCGGCAACGTCGCGCTGCAGCTCGCGCTGCGCCGCCCCGACCGCTTCAAGGCGGTGATTCCGGTCGAGGCCGCCGACTACGCACCGGGCTTCTTCCTCGACTGGTGGCGTCATCCTCATGCCAATGCGGCGCAGGTTTGCGCCAGCGGCGTGTGGGACCTGATGGCGCCGCAGTCGCCCGAGATGGATCGCTGGCTGACCTGGCACTATTACACGCAAGGTTCGGAGGCCTTCAAAGGCGACCTCTATTTCTATTCGGTCGATCACGACCTGCGGAAGCAGCTGGCCGACATCGACGGCAAGCGCTGCCCCGTCGTCATGATGACCGGCACCTACGACTATCTGACGCCGCCCGACGCGACCGAGAACACGGCGCGCCAGATCAAGAACGGCGTCTATATCGAGATGACCGACATCGGCCATTTCCCGATGAGCGAGAACTACCCGCTGTTCCGGACCTACCTCAAGGAAGCCTTGAGGATCATCCGCGAACGGACTGGCGACTGA
- a CDS encoding aromatic ring-hydroxylating oxygenase subunit alpha: protein MDDNVIRELGEALDRSRTQPYDRAWSMPRAFYTDPRVLTLEKERLFLQEWVCIGRAEELAQAGDFVTFQIGSEPVVAIHGDDGTIRAFSNVCRHRGAIIATGRGNQRRLVCPYHHWSYDSRGRLAGAPGIGERADFDRRDCRLPEFHCTLWLGFVFVSCAADLRPLAPQLAGLEVLVQPYHLEQMALRYLADEVWDTNWKCLVENFMEGYHLTPLHPETLHPVNPTRLCRHFAPGDAYFGYNAGFSPTLPRSQKGHPDLTDAEVDNCVMFAVPPGLVVGCAGDYSSFLCIQPEATDRVRVKMGLIFFGPDWPQDKVDWAIDLFQRTMAEDKAVLLRLMRGLNSRHHAAGPLAPADLEGPVLDFYKYLGSRLAASMLPTSPRPR from the coding sequence ATGGACGACAACGTCATCCGGGAGCTCGGCGAGGCTCTCGATCGCTCGCGAACCCAGCCCTATGACCGGGCCTGGTCGATGCCGCGGGCGTTCTATACCGACCCGCGGGTGCTGACCCTCGAGAAGGAACGCTTGTTCCTGCAGGAGTGGGTCTGCATCGGCCGCGCCGAGGAGCTTGCGCAGGCCGGCGACTTCGTCACCTTCCAGATCGGCAGTGAGCCGGTCGTCGCCATCCATGGCGACGACGGAACGATCCGCGCCTTCTCCAATGTCTGCCGCCATCGCGGCGCGATCATCGCCACCGGGCGCGGCAACCAGAGGCGCCTGGTCTGCCCCTATCACCATTGGTCCTACGACAGCCGAGGCCGCCTGGCCGGCGCGCCGGGGATCGGGGAACGCGCCGATTTCGATCGCCGCGATTGCCGGCTGCCGGAATTCCACTGCACGCTCTGGCTGGGATTTGTGTTCGTGTCCTGCGCCGCCGATCTGCGTCCGCTGGCACCGCAACTGGCCGGGCTCGAAGTCCTGGTACAGCCTTACCATCTCGAGCAGATGGCGCTCCGTTATCTGGCCGACGAGGTCTGGGACACCAACTGGAAGTGCCTCGTCGAGAATTTCATGGAGGGCTATCACCTCACGCCGCTCCATCCCGAGACGCTGCATCCGGTCAACCCGACCCGGCTCTGCCGGCACTTCGCGCCGGGCGATGCCTATTTCGGCTATAACGCCGGCTTCTCGCCGACGCTGCCGCGATCGCAGAAGGGTCATCCGGACCTGACCGACGCCGAGGTCGATAACTGCGTCATGTTCGCGGTGCCGCCGGGTCTCGTGGTCGGCTGCGCCGGCGACTACAGCTCCTTCCTCTGCATCCAGCCCGAGGCGACCGACCGCGTGCGCGTGAAGATGGGGCTCATCTTCTTCGGCCCCGATTGGCCGCAGGACAAGGTCGATTGGGCCATCGACCTGTTCCAGCGCACCATGGCGGAAGACAAGGCGGTGCTGCTCCGCTTGATGCGCGGCCTGAATTCCCGCCACCATGCCGCGGGGCCGCTGGCGCCCGCCGACCTCGAAGGGCCGGTGCTGGATTTCTATAAGTATCTTGGCTCCCGCCTTGCCGCCTCGATGTTACCCACCAGCCCGAGACCGCGATGA
- a CDS encoding mandelate racemase/muconate lactonizing enzyme family protein yields MKITRVTLFAQNQPFRDGTYTCSGGRSAEGFESSIAKIETDAGLTGWGEMAPLGSFYDPSFLGGARAGMTELAPALIGMDPAQANLVNERLDLLLNGHPYVKAAFDMACWDLKARQAGIPLAEALGGRFGERMALYRSVPQAAPDAMAARAKKYIAEGYRRIQVKVGLEVKDDIARTEAVLDAVPSGTVIFADANAAWRQQQAIEFLRATRDLDYTLEQPCASYEANLAVRRHCDRPLVLDETIDSLNVLMRAWSDRLIDGITIKVARVGGVTKAKLIRDTAAALGLGVTIEDTGGAEINTAATAHLMMSTPEGVRQHTCDFYNWVTTRHTRPGFADKVFDTRDGSMAAPRGKGLGIEVDEKVLGQPLSVAV; encoded by the coding sequence GTGAAGATCACGAGAGTCACGCTTTTTGCCCAGAACCAGCCCTTTCGCGACGGCACCTATACCTGCTCGGGCGGACGCTCTGCCGAGGGATTCGAATCCAGCATCGCCAAGATCGAGACCGACGCGGGCCTGACCGGCTGGGGCGAGATGGCGCCGCTGGGCTCGTTCTACGACCCCTCCTTCCTCGGCGGCGCCAGGGCCGGCATGACGGAGCTGGCGCCGGCCCTGATCGGCATGGATCCGGCGCAGGCCAACCTCGTCAATGAGCGCCTGGATCTGCTGCTGAACGGCCATCCTTATGTGAAGGCCGCGTTCGACATGGCCTGCTGGGACCTGAAGGCGCGGCAGGCCGGCATTCCGCTCGCGGAAGCGCTGGGCGGGCGCTTCGGCGAGCGCATGGCGCTCTACCGCTCGGTGCCGCAGGCGGCCCCCGACGCCATGGCGGCGCGCGCCAAGAAATACATCGCCGAGGGTTATCGCCGGATCCAGGTGAAGGTCGGGCTCGAGGTCAAGGACGACATCGCGCGGACGGAAGCGGTGCTCGATGCCGTGCCGTCGGGCACCGTCATCTTCGCCGATGCCAATGCCGCCTGGCGCCAGCAGCAGGCGATCGAGTTCCTGCGCGCCACCCGCGATCTCGATTACACGCTGGAGCAGCCTTGCGCCTCCTACGAGGCCAATCTCGCGGTGCGCCGCCATTGCGACCGGCCGCTGGTGCTGGACGAGACCATCGACAGCCTGAATGTCCTCATGCGCGCCTGGAGCGACCGGCTGATCGACGGCATCACCATCAAGGTCGCGCGCGTCGGCGGCGTGACCAAGGCCAAGCTCATCCGCGACACGGCCGCAGCACTCGGGCTCGGCGTCACGATCGAGGATACCGGCGGCGCCGAGATCAACACCGCGGCGACGGCGCATCTCATGATGTCGACGCCCGAGGGCGTCCGCCAGCACACCTGCGATTTCTACAATTGGGTCACGACGCGCCACACCCGGCCCGGTTTCGCCGACAAGGTTTTCGACACGCGCGACGGCTCGATGGCGGCGCCGCGCGGCAAGGGCCTGGGGATCGAGGTGGACGAGAAGGTGCTGGGCCAGCCTTTATCGGTTGCGGTCTAG
- a CDS encoding M24 family metallopeptidase translates to MTNTSCSLAEARALLADRRPIDEAAIRRDRLARLRRKLREHDVAAALIFDPINLRYATGSRNMQVWTMHNFVRYAFVAADGPCLLFDLATSKHLAAGLETIDEIRPAWSADYVIVAERADEIAGKWADEIDALMRAHGGANRRLAVDRFDVPTALALQARGLALVDGKIMLERARAQKSLEEIRAMKRSFEACDAAVAEMRGAITPGTTEQAAFGLLLKASLARGGEYPETRLLTAGPRTNPWFQEASARPMQKGEMLSFDTDLIGPMGFYTDISRAWVIDGGKPSDAQRRLYATSRAQLDHNIALLKPGIRFLEFSAKAYALPEIYLPNRYADVAHGCGLNVEYPLIWYPEDEEWGAYDGMFEENMVVCCESYVGAVGGAEGVKLEQPVWITADGPLLLSDTPLEDDYG, encoded by the coding sequence ATGACCAATACCTCCTGCTCCCTCGCCGAAGCCCGCGCCTTGCTGGCGGACCGGCGTCCGATCGACGAGGCGGCGATCCGGCGCGACCGGTTGGCGCGGCTGCGGCGCAAATTGCGCGAGCATGACGTGGCCGCGGCCCTGATCTTCGATCCGATCAATCTGCGCTACGCCACCGGCAGCCGGAACATGCAGGTCTGGACCATGCATAACTTCGTCCGCTACGCCTTCGTCGCGGCGGACGGACCTTGCCTGCTGTTCGACCTTGCGACCAGCAAGCATCTGGCGGCCGGCCTCGAGACCATCGACGAGATCCGGCCCGCCTGGTCGGCCGATTACGTGATCGTGGCGGAGCGCGCCGACGAGATCGCCGGCAAATGGGCGGACGAGATCGATGCGCTGATGCGCGCCCATGGCGGCGCCAACCGGCGTCTCGCGGTCGACCGCTTCGACGTGCCCACGGCGCTGGCCCTGCAGGCGCGGGGCCTCGCCCTGGTCGACGGCAAGATCATGCTGGAGCGCGCCCGGGCGCAGAAATCGCTCGAGGAGATCCGCGCGATGAAGCGCTCCTTCGAGGCCTGCGATGCGGCGGTCGCCGAGATGCGCGGCGCCATAACACCGGGGACGACGGAGCAGGCCGCCTTCGGCCTGCTGCTCAAGGCCAGCCTCGCGCGCGGCGGCGAATATCCCGAGACGCGGCTCCTGACCGCGGGGCCCCGCACCAACCCCTGGTTCCAGGAGGCCTCGGCCCGGCCGATGCAGAAGGGCGAGATGCTCTCCTTCGATACCGACCTGATCGGGCCGATGGGCTTCTACACCGACATCTCGCGCGCCTGGGTCATCGATGGCGGAAAGCCCAGCGACGCGCAGCGCCGGCTCTATGCGACATCGCGCGCCCAGCTCGATCACAATATCGCGCTGCTCAAGCCCGGCATCCGCTTCCTCGAATTCTCGGCCAAGGCCTATGCGCTGCCCGAGATCTACCTCCCCAACCGCTATGCGGACGTCGCCCATGGCTGCGGCCTCAATGTCGAGTATCCGTTGATCTGGTATCCCGAGGACGAGGAATGGGGCGCCTATGACGGCATGTTCGAGGAGAACATGGTGGTCTGCTGCGAAAGCTATGTCGGCGCCGTCGGCGGTGCCGAGGGCGTCAAGCTGGAGCAGCCGGTCTGGATCACGGCCGACGGGCCACTGCTGCTGTCCGACACTCCGCTGGAAGACGATTACGGCTGA
- a CDS encoding SRPBCC family protein, with protein sequence MTQAATETLSVVVDREIPYPPEKIWRALTQPHLIEEWLMKNDFKPVVDHRFNLRADWGAVDCQVLAVEPNKMLSYSWAAYGLESVVTWTLTPTSGGTHLRMEQSGFRADQQQAYQGAKGGWPRFFAALQQILARVD encoded by the coding sequence ATGACCCAAGCCGCGACCGAAACGCTCTCCGTCGTTGTCGACCGTGAGATCCCTTACCCGCCGGAAAAGATCTGGCGCGCGCTCACGCAGCCACACCTGATCGAAGAGTGGCTCATGAAGAACGATTTCAAGCCTGTCGTGGACCACCGTTTCAATCTTCGCGCAGACTGGGGTGCTGTCGATTGTCAGGTCCTGGCCGTGGAGCCGAACAAAATGCTGTCTTACAGCTGGGCGGCCTATGGTCTCGAGAGTGTCGTCACTTGGACTCTCACCCCGACGAGCGGTGGGACCCACCTGCGCATGGAGCAGTCGGGCTTCCGGGCGGATCAGCAGCAGGCCTATCAGGGTGCCAAGGGCGGGTGGCCCCGGTTCTTTGCGGCCCTGCAGCAGATCTTGGCGCGGGTAGATTGA
- a CDS encoding ArsR/SmtB family transcription factor: MPHAHDVLFKTLADPTRRALFERLCREGEKTVGALTARAGISQPAVSKHLGVLKQAGLVRDRHEGRQTHYSAQLGALAPLIDWTSQMAGFWQSRFDHLEDLLKRMDQ; the protein is encoded by the coding sequence ATGCCGCACGCTCACGACGTCCTCTTCAAAACGCTCGCCGATCCGACGCGGCGGGCTCTCTTCGAACGGCTGTGCCGCGAAGGAGAGAAGACAGTCGGGGCTCTGACGGCTCGGGCCGGGATTTCGCAACCAGCCGTCTCGAAGCATCTCGGCGTGCTGAAGCAGGCCGGGTTGGTCCGCGACCGTCACGAAGGTCGCCAGACGCACTATAGCGCGCAGCTCGGCGCTTTGGCTCCGCTGATCGACTGGACAAGCCAAATGGCCGGATTCTGGCAAAGCCGATTCGACCATCTCGAAGATTTGCTCAAAAGGATGGACCAATGA
- a CDS encoding N-acyl homoserine lactonase family protein — protein MKIIEFGKDGGSSKSTARDRPERMKILEFGDGVRGARPPSGSKIEVRPASTAPQAETKWEPVPAPASSAGLAAVPKTKASRSPFVGSRSLKMHVLDLGKLRLDKNFMVANSTVAMAKNPNPPGKLIDIPVSAYYIEHPDGNVLFDTGCHPDWAGPNGRWPQNLQDVFPVIGPDDCYLPHRLEAMGIGPNQIRHVVLSHLHCDHAGCIEFFRKSNIVVHEDEFAAAATHYAKRDHSTPYALRDVETWIRLDLNWREVGRAEPDRNLVDGVKLLNLGAGHSFGMLGMMVSLRDHANVILASDACYTAENYGPPMKPAGISYDSIGAARTIQRIRSMAEANHAEVWFGHDIPQFESLRKASEGWYE, from the coding sequence ATGAAGATCATCGAGTTCGGCAAGGACGGCGGCAGCAGCAAGAGCACCGCCAGGGATCGTCCGGAGCGGATGAAGATCCTCGAGTTCGGCGACGGGGTGCGTGGCGCAAGGCCGCCCTCGGGCTCGAAGATCGAGGTCAGGCCGGCCTCGACGGCTCCGCAGGCCGAGACGAAATGGGAGCCGGTGCCGGCACCCGCCTCCAGCGCCGGCTTGGCGGCCGTGCCGAAAACGAAGGCGTCACGGAGTCCCTTCGTCGGCTCCCGGTCGCTCAAGATGCATGTGCTCGACCTGGGCAAGCTGCGCCTCGACAAGAACTTCATGGTCGCGAACTCGACCGTGGCGATGGCCAAGAACCCGAACCCGCCGGGCAAGCTGATCGACATCCCGGTCTCGGCCTATTACATCGAGCATCCCGACGGCAACGTCCTGTTCGACACCGGCTGCCATCCCGACTGGGCAGGCCCCAACGGCCGCTGGCCGCAGAACCTGCAGGATGTGTTCCCGGTGATCGGGCCGGACGACTGCTATCTGCCGCACCGGCTGGAGGCGATGGGCATCGGGCCGAACCAGATCCGCCACGTGGTGCTGTCGCATCTCCATTGCGATCATGCCGGCTGCATCGAGTTCTTCCGCAAGTCGAACATCGTTGTGCATGAGGACGAGTTCGCGGCAGCGGCCACGCACTACGCGAAGCGCGACCACAGCACGCCCTATGCGCTGCGGGACGTCGAGACCTGGATCCGTCTCGACCTCAATTGGCGCGAGGTCGGCCGCGCGGAGCCGGACCGCAACCTCGTCGACGGAGTGAAGCTGCTCAATCTCGGCGCTGGCCATTCCTTCGGCATGCTGGGGATGATGGTGTCCCTGCGCGACCACGCGAATGTGATCCTGGCGTCGGACGCCTGCTACACCGCGGAGAATTACGGGCCGCCGATGAAGCCCGCGGGCATCAGCTACGATTCCATCGGTGCCGCCCGCACGATCCAGCGGATCCGCTCGATGGCGGAAGCGAATCACGCCGAGGTCTGGTTCGGTCACGACATTCCGCAGTTCGAATCGCTGCGGAAGGCGTCGGAGGGCTGGTACGAGTGA
- a CDS encoding IclR family transcriptional regulator, with translation MRGYILPEFGSKKQLTKLPIGVGEKGVPALIRGSRVLDAVVASDQPLTVSDLARKLNLPKSTVHGLCGTLVDLGLLSRRNGNSFLIGPHVMRWANAFLAQTDLTAEFSSLWDSLTVLSDETITLSVLDGSEVVYIACRNSSSSLGITFRIGMRLPAPFTATGKAILSTMSDAQVRKLLAGHWPQPLTSRSVKNIEGLMAELADCRRRGFSIDDGQTRDGMYCFGTAVRDSSNQVVAGVAVSLLATRVDDRTTDLAAKSIQTIAHQLSVRLGADMKKLPA, from the coding sequence GTGCGCGGGTATATCTTGCCGGAATTCGGATCGAAGAAGCAGCTCACCAAACTGCCCATCGGCGTCGGCGAAAAGGGCGTTCCCGCCCTCATTCGCGGCAGCCGGGTGCTCGATGCCGTGGTCGCGTCGGACCAGCCTCTGACGGTCTCGGATCTGGCGCGGAAATTGAACCTGCCCAAGAGCACGGTTCACGGGCTCTGCGGCACCCTGGTCGATCTGGGGCTGCTCTCCAGGCGCAACGGCAACTCCTTCCTGATCGGGCCGCATGTCATGCGCTGGGCCAACGCGTTCCTGGCTCAGACCGATCTGACCGCCGAGTTCTCTTCGCTCTGGGACAGCCTCACTGTCCTCTCCGACGAGACCATCACGCTCTCCGTGCTCGACGGCTCGGAGGTGGTCTATATCGCCTGCCGCAACAGTTCTTCGTCGCTCGGCATCACCTTCCGGATCGGCATGCGGCTGCCCGCGCCCTTCACAGCCACCGGCAAGGCGATCCTGAGTACCATGTCGGACGCGCAGGTGCGCAAGCTCCTGGCCGGTCACTGGCCGCAGCCCCTGACCTCGCGCAGCGTCAAGAATATCGAGGGTCTGATGGCGGAGCTCGCCGACTGCCGGCGCCGCGGCTTCTCGATCGACGACGGCCAGACGCGCGACGGCATGTATTGCTTCGGCACGGCCGTGCGCGATTCCTCGAACCAGGTGGTGGCGGGCGTCGCCGTCAGCCTGCTGGCGACGCGCGTCGATGACCGCACCACCGATCTCGCGGCCAAGAGCATCCAGACCATCGCCCATCAGCTCTCGGTGCGCCTCGGCGCCGACATGAAGAAGCTGCCGGCCTGA
- a CDS encoding LysR substrate-binding domain-containing protein, with the protein MTRRLPPLNAVKAFEASARHGGFSLAARELGVTPGAISQQVKILEEFFSKRLFVRRNNQLQLTDAGLALYADSAEVIDRLSAMTQRMLEGNLPSRFVISTLPSVAVRWLNRRLEGFLAMEPDIRCEIRVEDDPVDFTRHHIDLRISYGQHLYPELVTIPLLRDEVLPLCSPAFLARGRFQEGVPGSIPDQDLIHVDWGASFASYPTWAEWFDATGTERAPQLGLGHRVGMSSLAIDLALSGFGVALGQRLLARDELADGRLLAPFPQRLPLGYAYCAVHPHSRSQKRTVLSFIEWLRRDL; encoded by the coding sequence ATGACGCGACGCCTGCCACCCCTCAACGCCGTGAAGGCCTTCGAAGCAAGCGCCCGCCATGGCGGCTTCAGCCTCGCGGCCCGCGAGCTGGGTGTGACGCCGGGCGCCATCAGCCAGCAGGTCAAGATCCTCGAAGAGTTCTTCTCGAAGCGGCTCTTCGTTCGCCGCAACAACCAGCTGCAGCTGACCGATGCCGGCCTGGCGCTCTATGCCGACAGCGCCGAGGTCATCGACCGTCTCTCGGCCATGACGCAACGGATGCTCGAGGGCAACCTGCCCTCGCGCTTCGTGATCAGCACCCTGCCCTCGGTCGCGGTGCGGTGGCTCAACCGCCGGCTGGAGGGGTTTCTCGCGATGGAGCCGGACATCCGCTGCGAGATCCGGGTCGAGGACGATCCGGTGGATTTCACCCGGCACCATATCGATCTGCGGATCAGCTATGGGCAGCATCTCTATCCGGAGTTGGTCACGATCCCGCTGCTGCGCGACGAGGTCTTGCCGCTCTGCTCGCCAGCGTTCCTGGCGCGCGGCCGTTTCCAGGAAGGCGTGCCCGGCTCGATCCCGGACCAGGATCTGATCCATGTCGATTGGGGCGCCAGCTTCGCCTCCTACCCGACCTGGGCCGAATGGTTCGACGCGACCGGCACCGAACGCGCGCCCCAACTGGGTCTCGGCCATCGGGTGGGCATGTCGAGCCTGGCGATCGATCTCGCGCTGTCGGGCTTCGGCGTGGCCCTGGGGCAGCGGCTGCTGGCGCGCGACGAGCTGGCGGACGGTCGCCTCCTGGCCCCGTTCCCGCAGAGGCTGCCCCTGGGCTATGCCTATTGCGCGGTTCACCCGCATTCGCGCAGCCAGAAGCGAACCGTCCTCTCCTTCATCGAATGGCTCAGGCGCGATCTCTAG
- a CDS encoding acyl-CoA thioesterase, with amino-acid sequence MSSKPSKDETRAAYRHFLAIPTRWMDNDVYGHVNNVVYYSYFDTVVNKWLIDGGQLDYLRSETIGLVVETSCSYFRPIAFPDTIAAGLRVAHLGRSSVRYEVGLFRNDEPAAAAAGHFVHVYVDRASNRPVAIGEAMRSALQELMVK; translated from the coding sequence GTGAGTTCCAAGCCTTCCAAAGACGAGACCCGCGCGGCCTATCGCCATTTCCTCGCCATCCCGACGCGATGGATGGACAACGATGTCTATGGCCACGTCAACAACGTCGTCTATTACAGCTATTTCGACACGGTCGTGAACAAATGGCTGATCGACGGCGGGCAGCTCGACTACCTGCGCAGCGAGACCATCGGCCTGGTGGTCGAGACCTCCTGCAGCTATTTCCGCCCGATCGCCTTTCCCGATACGATCGCGGCGGGCCTGCGGGTCGCGCATCTGGGGCGCAGCAGCGTGCGCTATGAGGTCGGGCTGTTCCGCAACGACGAGCCTGCCGCGGCCGCCGCCGGCCATTTCGTCCATGTCTATGTCGACCGCGCCAGCAACCGCCCGGTCGCGATCGGCGAGGCGATGCGAAGCGCGCTGCAGGAACTGATGGTGAAATGA